One region of Limnospira fusiformis SAG 85.79 genomic DNA includes:
- a CDS encoding MlaD family protein — protein sequence MRSRSVREGSVGLLIILGVGLFGATAFWLRGISLGQQSYQIRAEFPSATGLQIGVPVRYRGVRVGRVTRIQPQSNGVEVLLNIESTDLVMPRNSQVLVNQTGFLNETYIDIIPNIVLTPELVAANPIAADCPSSDILCHESSVQGLPGISPDRLMETMLDLGELYGNPELFANLNAAVENTALAAAEATQLTTKMGQLVDIAKLELGNFSASVDQNMNLFSSEMTQLSDQLERSMQEVSGAALQSANSLDQVTGDISALTQEVNALVATNRSTLLMTLNNINETSQELSVAIATLTPVIARFEQGELLTNLETLSANAVIASENLRDVSQSVNNPDNIILLQQTLDSARSTLQNMQKVTADIEDLTGDPRLRDSLRRIINGLGNILASTQELERQTAVAETLAPLSQAADAGDEKTMKLLFSEIDSDISDLWALVSSPDTAANSPRWTIDSTSSVEIYGE from the coding sequence ATGCGATCGCGAAGTGTCCGTGAAGGATCAGTCGGTTTGTTGATTATATTGGGAGTGGGGCTATTTGGGGCCACAGCTTTTTGGCTGCGGGGGATCAGTCTTGGTCAGCAGAGTTACCAAATTCGGGCAGAATTTCCTAGTGCTACTGGTCTTCAAATTGGCGTACCTGTACGATATCGGGGGGTAAGAGTCGGGCGGGTTACCAGAATTCAACCCCAGTCTAATGGGGTGGAGGTGTTGCTAAATATTGAATCTACCGATTTAGTAATGCCACGAAATTCCCAAGTTTTGGTCAATCAGACGGGTTTTCTGAATGAAACATATATTGATATCATCCCCAATATAGTCTTAACTCCTGAGCTGGTGGCTGCTAACCCCATTGCTGCTGACTGTCCCTCGTCAGATATTTTGTGCCATGAGAGTTCGGTTCAAGGTTTACCGGGTATTAGCCCCGATCGCCTCATGGAGACTATGCTTGATTTAGGGGAACTCTATGGCAACCCGGAATTATTTGCTAATCTAAATGCTGCGGTGGAAAATACCGCCCTCGCCGCCGCCGAAGCCACCCAACTGACCACCAAAATGGGGCAATTAGTTGATATAGCTAAATTGGAGTTGGGTAATTTCAGTGCATCCGTGGATCAAAACATGAACTTATTTTCCTCGGAAATGACTCAACTTTCCGATCAGCTAGAGCGCTCCATGCAGGAAGTCAGCGGAGCAGCACTGCAGTCGGCTAATTCCTTAGACCAGGTTACTGGTGATATAAGTGCCTTAACTCAAGAGGTAAATGCCCTGGTTGCTACCAATCGCTCCACTTTGCTGATGACCTTAAATAATATTAATGAAACCAGCCAGGAATTGAGTGTAGCGATCGCTACACTAACCCCAGTTATAGCCCGATTTGAACAGGGGGAACTATTAACCAATCTGGAAACCTTATCAGCCAATGCCGTGATCGCCTCGGAGAACTTGCGAGATGTTTCTCAGAGTGTCAACAACCCGGATAATATAATCTTACTGCAACAAACCCTAGACTCGGCCCGTTCCACCCTGCAAAATATGCAGAAAGTGACCGCAGATATTGAAGATTTGACAGGAGATCCGAGATTGCGCGATAGTTTACGGAGGATCATCAACGGCTTGGGTAATATTCTCGCCTCCACCCAGGAGTTAGAACGCCAAACCGCTGTTGCCGAAACCCTAGCCCCCCTCAGTCAAGCGGCGGACGCGGGGGATGAAAAAACCATGAAACTGCTATTCTCAGAAATCGATTCAGATATATCCGATTTATGGGCTTTGGTCAGTTCACCAGACACCGCCGCTAATTCTCCCCGGTGGACTATTGACAGCACTTCCTCAGTAGAGATTTATGGGGAATAG
- a CDS encoding helix-turn-helix domain-containing protein, whose amino-acid sequence MPPKAHIEPHLSVDDLKNRYRQARDTTESRRWHLLHLVGSGWTIKQAAEVVGLNYDYAKEIIRRYNHEGPPSVRNRSRDRQPPVARSLLTKSQQKELKQALQGPAPDGGPWSGPKVAQWIAERTGRQHVWPQRGWDYLKRLGINWKQRNNSGSEF is encoded by the coding sequence ATGCCACCAAAGGCTCATATTGAACCCCATTTATCGGTTGATGATCTCAAAAACCGTTACCGACAAGCTAGAGATACTACTGAGTCGCGTCGGTGGCATCTTCTTCATTTGGTTGGCAGCGGTTGGACGATCAAACAGGCGGCAGAGGTTGTGGGGTTAAATTACGACTACGCCAAAGAGATTATCCGACGTTATAACCACGAGGGCCCACCTTCGGTGAGAAACCGTAGTCGCGATCGCCAGCCCCCTGTGGCGCGATCGCTTTTGACTAAATCACAGCAAAAGGAACTCAAGCAGGCTTTGCAAGGTCCGGCTCCTGATGGGGGACCCTGGTCTGGCCCCAAGGTAGCCCAGTGGATTGCTGAACGCACTGGCCGCCAGCACGTTTGGCCCCAGCGGGGGTGGGACTATCTCAAACGATTAGGGATCAATTGGAAGCAACGGAACAATTCTGGTTCGGAATTTTGA
- a CDS encoding gluconeogenesis factor YvcK family protein has product MSIISLRLKLRRLFKLRLNWSRSGYRSSSRIGQWFKWLAPGLLVKRWLLISAGGVLLTSLGLAIWTGMTPIFYILQLLRGFLEWITQIIPNSVSGPLLILAGLLFVFWGQSRSFNSITQVFTPEGDQELVDRLLALRRLNRGPKIVVIGGGTGLSTLLRGLKDYSANITAIVTVADDGGSSGRLRREIGVLPPGDIRNCLAALADEEKLLTELFQYRFRAGDGLTGHSFGNLFLTAMGEVTGDLERAIAASSKVLAIRGQVLPATLSDVHLWAKLEDGRRIHGESSITEARGKIVKIGCTPANPPALPKAINAIQEADLIIIGPGSLYTSVIPNLLVPEITEAIAQRQVPRIYVCNVMTQPGETDNYSVADHIRAIDDACGHQLFDAVLVQGKVPPAQALIRYAQEDSHPVFIDREAVKELGRRMVLTNIIEVDSDTGYVRHNSKRLAQVLLRWYSRV; this is encoded by the coding sequence ATGTCGATTATTTCCCTTAGATTGAAACTGCGTCGCCTGTTCAAACTCCGACTAAATTGGAGTCGCTCAGGCTACCGTTCCTCCTCACGAATAGGACAGTGGTTCAAATGGTTAGCCCCCGGTTTGCTAGTCAAACGGTGGTTACTTATTAGCGCCGGAGGGGTATTGTTGACCAGTTTGGGGTTAGCTATCTGGACAGGAATGACCCCAATTTTCTATATTTTGCAACTGCTCAGGGGATTTCTGGAATGGATTACCCAAATTATCCCTAACTCGGTTTCTGGACCGTTGCTAATTTTGGCGGGTTTACTATTCGTTTTTTGGGGTCAGAGTCGCAGCTTTAACTCTATTACCCAGGTATTCACCCCGGAAGGTGATCAGGAATTGGTCGATCGCCTCCTAGCATTGCGCCGCCTCAACCGAGGTCCGAAAATCGTAGTTATTGGCGGCGGCACGGGTCTATCAACCCTGCTGCGGGGTTTAAAAGATTACAGCGCTAATATCACGGCTATTGTTACCGTAGCGGACGATGGTGGCTCCTCTGGGCGCTTGCGTCGCGAAATTGGAGTATTACCCCCAGGAGATATTCGCAACTGTTTAGCGGCTTTAGCTGATGAGGAAAAGCTATTGACCGAATTATTCCAATACCGATTTCGGGCTGGGGATGGTTTGACAGGTCACAGTTTTGGTAATTTATTTCTCACGGCTATGGGAGAGGTGACCGGAGACCTGGAAAGGGCGATCGCAGCTAGTTCTAAGGTCTTGGCTATTCGCGGTCAAGTCCTACCCGCTACCCTCAGCGATGTTCACCTGTGGGCTAAATTAGAAGATGGTCGTCGTATTCATGGAGAGTCCAGTATTACAGAAGCTAGGGGTAAAATTGTCAAAATTGGTTGCACACCTGCCAACCCCCCAGCCCTTCCTAAAGCTATTAATGCCATTCAAGAAGCAGATTTGATTATTATCGGACCTGGTAGCCTCTACACTAGCGTTATCCCCAATTTATTGGTCCCAGAAATTACGGAAGCGATCGCTCAACGCCAAGTCCCCCGCATCTATGTTTGTAATGTCATGACCCAACCGGGAGAAACTGATAACTACAGCGTCGCCGACCACATTCGGGCGATCGATGACGCTTGTGGCCATCAACTATTTGATGCTGTCCTAGTGCAAGGAAAAGTCCCCCCGGCTCAAGCATTAATCCGCTATGCTCAAGAAGACTCTCACCCAGTTTTTATTGACCGGGAAGCCGTCAAGGAATTAGGGCGAAGAATGGTATTAACCAATATCATTGAAGTTGATAGCGACACTGGCTATGTCCGCCACAACTCCAAACGACTCGCCCAAGTCCTCCTACGTTGGTATAGCAGAGTTTAG
- a CDS encoding ABC transporter ATP-binding protein, with translation MSEPLIELRAISKAFGSNVILDGVDLKIYPGQALGIIGPSGTGKSTILRIIAGLLPPDAGEVYVKGQLRRGWVDDLSDPIGIGMVFQNAALFDSLNVQQNVGFRLYEHSRLSPATIRQLVEERLEMVGLPNICDRYPAELSGGMRKRVSFARAIMPNPETPSDNPEVILYDEPTAGLDPIASTVIEDLIRSLQKRDGGGSTYVMVTHQDSTIRRTTDQVIFLYKGQIQWQGSIEEAYKSTNPALRQFFTGSVSGPIQVVN, from the coding sequence ATGTCTGAGCCACTAATTGAACTGCGAGCAATTTCTAAAGCCTTTGGTTCCAATGTGATTTTAGATGGGGTAGATCTAAAAATCTATCCTGGTCAAGCGTTGGGAATTATCGGTCCTTCTGGGACGGGAAAATCAACGATTTTGCGGATTATAGCGGGGTTATTACCTCCTGATGCTGGAGAAGTATATGTCAAGGGACAACTGCGACGGGGTTGGGTGGATGATCTTAGTGATCCGATTGGTATTGGGATGGTGTTTCAGAATGCGGCTTTGTTTGACTCTCTTAATGTTCAACAAAATGTGGGATTTCGCTTGTATGAACACAGCAGACTTTCCCCGGCTACTATTCGTCAATTAGTTGAAGAAAGGCTAGAAATGGTGGGTCTGCCTAATATTTGCGATCGCTATCCAGCAGAATTATCTGGAGGAATGCGAAAACGGGTGAGTTTCGCCAGAGCCATTATGCCCAACCCAGAAACCCCAAGTGATAATCCCGAAGTTATACTGTATGACGAACCAACCGCCGGTTTAGATCCGATCGCTTCAACGGTGATTGAAGATTTGATTCGCAGCCTACAAAAGCGGGACGGGGGTGGCAGCACCTATGTGATGGTGACACACCAAGATAGTACAATCCGCAGAACCACAGACCAGGTAATTTTTTTGTATAAAGGTCAAATTCAATGGCAAGGGTCAATTGAGGAGGCTTACAAGTCCACCAATCCGGCGCTGAGACAGTTTTTTACGGGCAGTGTAAGCGGACCCATTCAGGTGGTCAATTAG
- a CDS encoding COP23 domain-containing protein, which translates to MKPKYLFNLATGGAMAIASFFVSNGTAAEETEITQFPRHRHQLYQPHQRYNTVVEQEFFCGRSDDDVPTTFVRNSRGTFPVIRWVSLVFNQAGYVPQTRCRQVSAKFQEFYERGLLNYVTTGTVNRQPVICVSDAKDGPCLGVLFTLKPNQDARRTIRQLFALQANANAGPLSETDSRLYLDFQEYLDQQITFNSD; encoded by the coding sequence ATGAAACCAAAATATCTATTTAATTTAGCCACGGGAGGAGCGATGGCGATCGCTTCTTTCTTTGTTTCTAATGGCACAGCCGCTGAAGAAACCGAAATCACACAGTTTCCGCGCCATCGACATCAGCTATATCAGCCACATCAGCGATATAATACAGTAGTGGAACAAGAGTTTTTTTGTGGACGTAGTGATGATGATGTCCCTACTACTTTTGTCCGCAACTCGCGGGGTACTTTTCCCGTAATTCGTTGGGTTTCTTTGGTTTTTAATCAGGCTGGTTATGTGCCACAAACTCGCTGTCGCCAAGTTTCGGCTAAATTTCAGGAGTTCTATGAGCGCGGATTACTTAATTATGTGACTACAGGAACTGTTAATCGACAGCCAGTTATCTGTGTTTCTGATGCTAAGGATGGTCCCTGTTTGGGGGTTCTATTTACTCTCAAACCTAATCAAGATGCTCGCCGCACTATCCGACAGCTTTTTGCTCTACAAGCTAATGCTAATGCTGGTCCTTTGTCGGAAACTGATTCCCGTCTATATTTGGATTTCCAAGAATACCTAGATCAGCAAATTACTTTTAATTCTGATTAA
- the gatA gene encoding Asp-tRNA(Asn)/Glu-tRNA(Gln) amidotransferase subunit GatA, giving the protein MASICELHQQLVNKERSAVEITTEALDRINKLEPTLKSFLCITADRALEQARQVDAKIAAGDEIGLLAGIPIAVKDNMCTEGITTTCGSKILANFVPPYESTVTTKLIEAGAVILGKTNLDEFAMGSSTENSAFQITANPWDITRVPGGSSGGSAAAVAANQAVVALGSDTGGSIRQPASFCGVVGMKPTYGLVSRYGLVAYASSLDQIGPFGRTVEDAAILLNAIAGYDPKDSTSLNVEIPNYSDFLKPSLKPRSKIKIGVIKETFGEGLDPVVEQAVTKAIDVLQSLGAEIQVISCPRFRYGLPTYYIIAPSEASANLARYDGVKYGFRTPDADNLIEMYAKTRAEGFGAEVKRRIMVGTYTLSAGYYDAYYLKAQKVRTLIKQDFDRAFTQVEVLVCPTSPTTAFKAGEKTSDPLSMYLSDLMTIPVNLAGLPAISVPCGFDSQGLPIGMQLIGKVLGESRLFEVAHAYEQATPWHKHNPNIPSS; this is encoded by the coding sequence ATGGCATCGATCTGCGAGTTGCACCAACAACTGGTAAATAAAGAACGCTCTGCTGTGGAAATCACCACCGAAGCGCTCGATCGCATTAATAAACTAGAACCCACACTTAAAAGTTTTCTGTGTATTACCGCAGATCGAGCCTTAGAACAAGCCCGACAGGTCGATGCTAAAATTGCAGCCGGAGACGAAATCGGATTATTAGCAGGCATTCCCATAGCCGTCAAAGACAATATGTGTACGGAAGGGATTACCACCACCTGTGGCTCGAAAATTCTCGCGAACTTCGTGCCTCCCTATGAGTCCACTGTGACCACCAAACTCATAGAAGCCGGAGCAGTTATACTCGGAAAAACCAACCTAGATGAGTTTGCGATGGGAAGTTCCACCGAAAACTCAGCCTTTCAAATCACCGCTAACCCTTGGGATATAACCAGAGTTCCCGGAGGGTCCTCTGGCGGGTCAGCAGCAGCCGTAGCAGCCAACCAGGCAGTAGTTGCCCTTGGTTCGGATACAGGGGGTTCCATTCGTCAACCAGCCTCATTCTGTGGAGTTGTAGGCATGAAACCCACCTATGGGCTAGTATCCCGCTATGGGTTGGTAGCTTATGCTTCTTCGTTGGATCAGATTGGCCCCTTTGGTCGCACGGTCGAAGATGCGGCGATTTTGCTAAATGCGATCGCTGGTTACGACCCCAAAGACTCCACCAGTCTTAACGTAGAGATCCCCAACTATAGCGATTTTTTAAAGCCCTCCCTCAAACCCAGAAGCAAAATCAAAATTGGGGTAATTAAAGAAACCTTCGGGGAAGGCTTAGATCCCGTAGTAGAACAAGCCGTTACTAAAGCGATCGATGTCCTGCAAAGCCTAGGCGCAGAAATTCAGGTCATCTCCTGTCCTCGGTTCCGCTATGGTCTACCCACCTACTATATTATCGCCCCCAGCGAGGCTTCCGCTAATCTCGCCCGCTATGACGGGGTTAAATATGGTTTCCGCACTCCTGATGCTGATAACCTGATTGAGATGTACGCCAAAACCCGCGCCGAAGGCTTTGGGGCGGAAGTCAAACGTCGGATCATGGTAGGAACCTATACTTTGTCTGCTGGTTACTATGATGCCTATTATCTGAAAGCCCAAAAAGTCCGCACCCTGATTAAACAAGATTTCGATCGCGCTTTTACTCAAGTAGAGGTCCTAGTTTGTCCTACCTCTCCCACCACCGCTTTTAAAGCCGGAGAAAAAACCTCTGACCCCCTGAGTATGTATCTTTCCGACCTGATGACAATTCCCGTCAATTTAGCCGGTTTACCCGCGATCAGCGTTCCCTGTGGATTTGACAGTCAGGGTCTCCCCATTGGAATGCAGTTAATTGGCAAAGTTCTCGGCGAAAGTCGTCTGTTTGAAGTCGCCCATGCTTATGAACAAGCCACCCCTTGGCATAAGCATAACCCAAACATACCCAGCTCATAG
- a CDS encoding C39 family peptidase → MRLQDFLGTNLRYDVKAINADAGLSRQIQIRLIDLGLLDPPADGIFGPKSTAALHRFQQLMECSEPGFIGSETAKKLIETKVSDLPVTTPILKVIRNTVFKVRPIASSQLNNSEKFSIPAGREFSVLAYDPIRAHLRVALRNESFGGYSILYIWAGHVEVYEGGTRTHPRPLPTSRRLNVPFKSQLDNFYNPTGACNVTSIAMCLAYFNIPRRNLRYRQFEDELYRYALDMGYSRHNPYDLARIVRDYGARDHFTENAVIEDVQDWIAAGYPAVIHGYFTSFGHIIVVVGYDQNGFIVHDPYGEWFSTGYRTDLSGAYLHYSYRLIRRVCIPDGNFWVHFISR, encoded by the coding sequence ATGCGGCTACAGGACTTCCTGGGAACCAATCTCCGATATGATGTGAAGGCGATTAATGCTGATGCAGGTTTGAGTCGTCAAATTCAAATCCGGCTCATTGATTTAGGGCTGCTAGACCCGCCCGCCGATGGAATCTTCGGTCCCAAGTCAACCGCCGCGCTGCACCGTTTTCAGCAGTTAATGGAATGCTCTGAACCCGGATTTATTGGTTCTGAGACTGCCAAAAAACTCATTGAAACTAAGGTTTCTGACCTCCCCGTAACTACTCCCATTTTAAAAGTCATCAGAAATACAGTTTTCAAGGTGAGACCGATCGCCTCTTCTCAACTGAACAACTCCGAGAAATTTTCCATTCCAGCCGGACGGGAATTTTCAGTTTTGGCTTATGATCCGATCCGGGCGCATTTAAGGGTAGCTTTGCGTAATGAGTCCTTTGGTGGTTATTCCATCTTGTATATTTGGGCTGGCCATGTGGAAGTTTACGAGGGAGGGACCAGAACCCATCCCCGACCCCTACCAACTAGCCGTCGTCTGAATGTCCCCTTCAAGTCACAATTAGATAATTTCTACAACCCCACAGGCGCTTGTAATGTCACTTCCATCGCCATGTGTTTGGCATATTTTAATATTCCGCGTCGCAATTTGAGATATCGTCAATTTGAGGATGAACTATATCGCTATGCCCTGGATATGGGTTATAGTCGCCATAATCCCTACGATTTAGCTCGCATTGTCCGAGACTATGGTGCTAGGGATCATTTTACCGAAAATGCCGTGATTGAGGATGTACAGGACTGGATCGCAGCCGGTTATCCTGCCGTTATCCATGGATACTTTACCTCCTTTGGGCATATTATTGTCGTGGTAGGCTATGACCAAAATGGGTTTATCGTCCATGACCCTTATGGGGAGTGGTTTTCAACCGGATATCGAACCGATCTAAGTGGTGCTTACTTACACTACTCCTATCGACTCATTCGGCGGGTATGTATTCCTGATGGTAATTTTTGGGTGCATTTCATCTCCAGGTGA
- a CDS encoding IS607 family transposase → MARYVKPKEAAQILGVHERTLRRWDSNGSIETIRTPAGQRRYNVESYTAKSGSDKRKVVIYARVSSRAQQSDLNRQVAALSNLYPEAEVVSEIGGGLNFKGKKMLALLGHHLSGDVGMVVVAHPDRLAIWGFDLFRWLCEQNRCSLMVLNQTSLSPEPEMVEDILALLHCFSSRLYRRSKYKTQVKEDPDLPQPRAKSSLA, encoded by the coding sequence ATTGCCAGATATGTCAAACCCAAGGAAGCCGCCCAAATCCTTGGAGTCCATGAAAGAACACTCCGCAGATGGGACTCCAATGGCTCAATCGAGACCATCAGAACCCCTGCTGGGCAACGACGATACAACGTTGAGTCATATACTGCCAAATCAGGCAGTGACAAACGCAAAGTCGTTATCTATGCCAGAGTTAGTAGCCGCGCCCAGCAGTCAGACCTCAACCGACAGGTGGCCGCACTGTCCAACCTCTACCCCGAAGCAGAAGTCGTCTCAGAAATCGGAGGCGGGCTCAACTTCAAGGGAAAGAAAATGCTGGCCTTACTGGGACATCATTTGTCAGGAGATGTCGGCATGGTTGTCGTTGCCCACCCAGACCGATTGGCAATATGGGGATTTGACTTGTTTCGATGGCTCTGTGAGCAAAACAGGTGTTCACTCATGGTTCTCAACCAGACAAGTCTCAGTCCAGAACCAGAAATGGTTGAGGACATCCTCGCCCTCCTCCACTGCTTTAGCTCCAGATTATACCGACGGAGTAAATACAAAACTCAGGTCAAAGAAGATCCGGATTTACCCCAGCCCCGAGCTAAATCAAGTCTGGCGTAA
- a CDS encoding C39 family peptidase has product MRLQNFLGTDIRYDVKEINADAGLSRQIQIRLIDLGLLDPPADGIFGPKSTAALHRFQQLMECSEPGFIGSDTAKKLIEAKVSDLPVTTPMLKVIRDTVLKVRPIASSQLNNSEKFSISAGREFSVLAYDPIRAHLRIALRNESFGGYSVLYIWGGHAEVYEGGTQTYPRTLPTSHRLNVPFKSQLDNFYNPTGACNVTSLAMCLEYFNIPRRDTRYRQFEDELYRYAINKGYSRHSPYDLARIVRDYGARDYFTENAVIEDVQDWIAAGYPAVIHGYFTSFGHIIVVVGYDQNGFIVHDPYGEWFSSGYRTDLSGAYLHYSYQLIRRVCIPDGSFWVHFISK; this is encoded by the coding sequence ATGAGGCTACAGAACTTCCTGGGTACAGATATCCGATATGATGTGAAGGAAATTAATGCTGATGCAGGTTTGAGCCGTCAAATTCAAATCCGGCTGATTGATTTAGGGCTGCTAGACCCGCCAGCAGATGGGATATTTGGTCCGAAGTCAACCGCGGCGCTGCATCGTTTTCAGCAGTTAATGGAATGCTCTGAACCGGGATTTATTGGTTCAGATACTGCCAAAAAATTAATTGAAGCTAAGGTTTCTGACCTCCCGGTAACTACTCCCATGTTAAAAGTCATCAGAGATACAGTTTTGAAGGTGAGACCGATCGCCTCTTCTCAACTGAACAACTCCGAGAAATTTTCCATTTCAGCGGGACGGGAATTTTCAGTTTTGGCTTATGATCCGATCCGGGCGCATTTAAGGATAGCTTTGCGTAATGAGTCCTTTGGCGGTTATTCTGTGTTGTATATTTGGGGTGGTCATGCGGAAGTTTACGAGGGAGGAACCCAAACCTACCCCAGAACCCTACCAACTAGCCATCGTCTGAATGTCCCCTTCAAATCACAATTAGATAATTTCTACAACCCCACAGGCGCTTGTAATGTCACTTCCCTAGCCATGTGTTTGGAGTATTTTAATATTCCCCGCCGTGATACGAGATATCGTCAATTTGAGGATGAACTGTATCGCTATGCTATCAATAAGGGCTATAGTCGCCATAGTCCCTACGATTTAGCCCGCATTGTGCGAGACTATGGTGCTAGGGATTATTTTACCGAAAATGCGGTAATTGAGGATGTACAGGACTGGATAGCTGCGGGTTATCCTGCCGTTATCCACGGATACTTTACCTCCTTTGGGCATATTATTGTCGTGGTAGGCTATGACCAAAATGGGTTTATCGTCCATGACCCTTATGGGGAGTGGTTCTCCAGTGGATATCGAACGGATCTAAGTGGTGCTTATTTACACTACTCCTATCAACTCATTCGGCGGGTGTGTATCCCTGATGGCAGTTTTTGGGTGCATTTTATCTCGAAGTAA
- a CDS encoding RNA-guided endonuclease InsQ/TnpB family protein, giving the protein MRIYPSPELNQVWRKWLAACRYCYNQAIALSRSGKRLSKLKLRNKVMQSDLPAWVTETPGHIRQNAIFDAYLAFSASPGARFRSCRDSSQAIKFNDANFSSGSWYPRLTKGLTFMVSEPIPKTCGQGTQLVFTKGRWLAIFPEPVAVTPTEANGVIALDPGVRTFMTGFDGSRFLEFGSEDIGRITRLCQHLDDLISRIAKEPCRSRRRRMRQAAQRMRTKIRNLVDEAHKQIAHYLTHNYSIIFLPTFETSDMVAKVKRLIKSKTARAMLTWAHYRFKLTLRHQGEITRTTVVDVTEEYTNKTCTHCGHVHSQLGGSKVFRCPECGFTLPRDWNGAFGIFLKALRDTASVTLTGNSAIVALSGNNRKNVA; this is encoded by the coding sequence ATCCGGATTTACCCCAGCCCCGAGCTAAATCAAGTCTGGCGTAAATGGCTGGCTGCTTGTCGGTATTGCTACAACCAAGCAATTGCATTATCCCGGAGTGGTAAACGACTAAGCAAGTTAAAGTTACGCAATAAAGTGATGCAGAGCGACTTGCCTGCATGGGTCACAGAAACACCCGGCCATATTCGGCAGAATGCTATCTTTGATGCCTATCTCGCCTTTTCAGCCAGTCCTGGCGCCAGGTTTAGGAGCTGTCGGGATAGTTCTCAAGCCATCAAGTTTAACGATGCTAATTTCTCTTCAGGGAGTTGGTATCCAAGACTCACGAAAGGATTAACTTTCATGGTTTCCGAACCCATCCCTAAAACTTGCGGGCAAGGGACTCAGTTGGTGTTTACCAAAGGTCGATGGTTGGCGATTTTCCCTGAACCAGTTGCCGTTACCCCAACTGAAGCGAATGGCGTGATTGCATTAGACCCGGGCGTCCGAACTTTTATGACCGGGTTTGATGGTTCACGATTTCTGGAATTTGGCTCCGAGGATATTGGACGCATTACTAGGCTATGTCAACATTTGGATGATTTGATCAGCCGAATCGCCAAGGAACCCTGTCGTTCAAGAAGGCGACGGATGAGGCAAGCGGCTCAACGAATGAGAACCAAAATCCGCAATCTAGTTGATGAAGCCCACAAACAAATTGCTCACTACTTGACTCACAACTACAGCATAATTTTTCTGCCCACCTTCGAGACTTCCGATATGGTTGCCAAGGTGAAGCGTCTAATCAAATCCAAGACTGCCCGCGCCATGCTGACATGGGCGCATTATCGATTCAAACTAACCCTGAGACATCAAGGGGAAATAACTAGAACCACAGTTGTAGATGTGACGGAAGAATACACCAACAAAACCTGTACTCACTGTGGTCATGTGCATTCCCAGCTAGGTGGCTCAAAAGTGTTCCGATGTCCGGAGTGTGGGTTCACTCTACCCAGGGACTGGAACGGTGCTTTTGGAATCTTTCTAAAAGCTTTGCGGGATACCGCCTCTGTTACCTTAACGGGTAATAGTGCTATCGTTGCATTGTCCGGGAACAACCGGAAAAATGTCGCGTAA